The following coding sequences lie in one Tichowtungia aerotolerans genomic window:
- the tilS gene encoding tRNA lysidine(34) synthetase TilS translates to MNLIEKVKAAIERENLIPEGTRVIVGVSGGADSVALLHILHRLGFNIIAAHLNHGIRGSEADADEQFVKDLCAKLNVECITQKIDVPALAQEKGISLEMAAREARHEFFRSQVEGQKSKGVVALAHHADDQLETFFLRAARGTGLTGLGGMRSFQCLENTDAASTSCHVVGQASLYSESLCLSDKQPQNIRSLQEARPTIQLMLIRPMLGIRKNEIFQWLETNKGAGSACFQWLENEEFEWREDASNSDETIPRNLVRHQILPTLGKINARAAENILRTMEILRDEEDHPETAAVRRAARDRLIEFGVNPTFDAVEQFIEFSQKTDGTSFLDLEGVRLINEYGTLRVSTEDFSTLGKIRMEEGVGILRGKWEASVSLEQIAGREVTVRTPRPGDRMNPYGMDGSKKLQDIFTDLKIPLAQRANWPVVECGGEIIWLPGYRIARGWELVSDDEPALYLFFGNAGGNSNVVSLTR, encoded by the coding sequence GTGAATCTGATCGAAAAAGTTAAAGCGGCAATTGAACGGGAGAATCTGATTCCCGAAGGGACTCGCGTAATTGTCGGCGTGTCCGGCGGGGCGGATTCCGTCGCGCTGCTGCACATCCTTCATCGGCTCGGATTCAACATCATTGCCGCGCATCTCAATCACGGCATTCGCGGGTCGGAGGCCGATGCTGACGAGCAGTTCGTTAAAGACCTCTGCGCAAAGCTTAATGTCGAATGCATTACGCAGAAAATCGATGTTCCCGCGCTCGCCCAGGAAAAAGGCATCTCGCTCGAAATGGCCGCCCGCGAAGCACGGCATGAGTTTTTCAGGTCACAGGTCGAAGGTCAAAAGTCGAAGGGCGTGGTGGCTTTGGCACATCACGCTGATGATCAGCTCGAAACTTTCTTTCTGCGCGCTGCGCGTGGAACCGGCCTGACCGGTTTGGGTGGCATGAGAAGTTTCCAATGTTTGGAAAACACAGATGCCGCGTCCACGTCGTGTCATGTTGTAGGACAAGCTTCTCTGTATTCAGAGAGCTTGTGTTTGTCGGATAAACAGCCGCAGAACATACGCTCCCTTCAGGAAGCGCGTCCTACAATTCAATTAATGCTGATTCGTCCAATGCTTGGAATTCGTAAGAATGAGATTTTCCAATGGTTAGAGACAAATAAGGGTGCAGGCTCAGCCTGCTTTCAATGGTTGGAAAACGAGGAGTTCGAATGGCGGGAAGACGCGAGCAACAGCGACGAAACGATTCCGCGCAATCTGGTGCGGCATCAGATTCTTCCGACCCTTGGAAAAATCAATGCGCGCGCCGCGGAAAATATTCTGCGCACGATGGAGATCCTGCGCGATGAAGAGGATCATCCGGAAACTGCCGCTGTGCGCCGCGCCGCGCGCGATCGACTCATCGAATTCGGTGTGAACCCGACCTTTGATGCCGTTGAGCAGTTCATTGAGTTTTCTCAGAAGACCGACGGGACCTCGTTTCTTGATCTCGAAGGGGTTCGTTTGATTAACGAATATGGGACACTGCGTGTCAGTACAGAGGATTTTTCAACCCTTGGAAAAATCAGAATGGAAGAGGGCGTTGGAATTCTGCGTGGCAAATGGGAGGCGTCGGTTTCGCTTGAACAAATTGCCGGCCGCGAAGTGACCGTGCGCACGCCGCGTCCCGGCGACCGGATGAATCCGTACGGCATGGACGGTTCCAAAAAGCTTCAGGATATTTTTACTGATCTGAAAATCCCGCTCGCGCAGCGCGCCAATTGGCCCGTCGTTGAGTGCGGCGGTGAGATCATCTGGCTGCC
- a CDS encoding multiheme c-type cytochrome: MKKLFLTGWIIIFLLFFSASAWTPLPVTDDPVVRMPGTQPGQVVGLESDKQCLSCHAGGQYEMEQWKGSMMAQASRDPLFWAGLTVAAQDAVYALGTPNAADICVRCHFPQGWLDGRSDPVNCAEMRGEDYDGVSCKICHYLYDPFYQSTYGGTREGNDWTNYWDEAIDLQSTIDATRSADAEAAAAITFFNGTGFFSNNIPLAGGYTENGGGHMFLVTHTTGISDGKRAPFADANAKHDMLYSRYHKSKYMCGTCHDISNPALVNYGADTNAPLPSETQPAYSYAHVERTFSEFMLSGYGRIGGMTGTGPYAPDVFSTSHAGNEIATCQDCHFRDIDGAAAAKGGVVRPGESVAHPLSGVPQHRMIGGNLWVPYILASTVPTSLNYSPTNEALLGQGPEILTLDFSQGTPLDPVILLETVNRSGQMLQESISMIHETYSISNRTFTLRLQNHTGHKLISGYPEGRRMFLNIKAYVGNDVIYEINPYDYTVGTLKGLDEGYSPNSPELNPWEEYRDELVYEVHQASTILGVDESFHMALATHRYKDNRILPQGFDITNAAARLCEPVWHGRSDTGFYSVSNFYTQAEYEGGYDEVSVELPFGTERITAGLYYQTTSREFIEFLRDEINGTGGTLSGTGAGGDPAYIAQSDPWFSGLAAWGNTIWQLWDYNKNVPGAAPVLMTNTFVQMDVSDDDLDGIPAYWEEQYFGGPTNANPLADDDGDGSSNYDEYIALTNPDDEESVFRITTLYNGGMPGLSFPAYYARTYTLSFTTNLVDGIWSNLIYEMTGEDEEMVLYETNTIDQAFFKVRVEKP; encoded by the coding sequence ATGAAAAAACTTTTCCTTACAGGATGGATAATCATTTTTCTTCTGTTTTTCTCGGCATCAGCATGGACGCCTCTGCCGGTTACTGACGACCCCGTCGTGCGGATGCCCGGCACCCAGCCCGGACAGGTCGTTGGTCTCGAATCCGACAAACAGTGCCTGAGCTGTCATGCGGGCGGACAATATGAAATGGAGCAATGGAAGGGCTCGATGATGGCACAGGCCTCTCGCGACCCCCTCTTCTGGGCCGGACTGACCGTTGCGGCACAGGACGCGGTCTATGCGCTGGGCACCCCCAACGCCGCCGATATCTGTGTGCGCTGCCACTTTCCGCAGGGCTGGCTGGACGGCCGGTCCGATCCGGTCAACTGCGCAGAGATGCGCGGCGAAGATTATGATGGAGTCAGCTGTAAAATCTGCCACTACCTCTACGATCCGTTTTATCAGTCCACTTATGGCGGAACGCGCGAAGGAAACGACTGGACCAACTACTGGGATGAAGCCATCGACCTCCAGAGCACCATCGATGCCACCCGAAGCGCAGACGCCGAAGCGGCGGCGGCCATCACCTTTTTCAACGGAACCGGTTTTTTCTCGAACAACATTCCGCTCGCCGGCGGCTACACTGAAAACGGCGGCGGCCACATGTTTCTGGTTACCCACACAACGGGAATTTCCGACGGAAAGCGCGCCCCGTTCGCAGATGCCAACGCCAAGCACGACATGCTCTACAGCCGATACCATAAAAGCAAATATATGTGCGGAACCTGCCACGACATTTCCAATCCGGCGCTGGTCAACTACGGAGCTGACACCAACGCGCCGCTGCCCTCAGAAACGCAACCAGCCTACAGCTATGCACATGTCGAACGCACGTTCTCCGAGTTTATGCTTTCAGGCTACGGACGTATCGGCGGCATGACCGGCACCGGACCGTACGCGCCGGATGTGTTCAGCACCTCGCACGCCGGCAACGAAATTGCCACCTGCCAGGACTGCCACTTTCGCGACATTGATGGAGCCGCCGCGGCAAAAGGAGGCGTTGTTCGCCCCGGCGAATCGGTCGCGCACCCTCTCAGCGGGGTTCCGCAGCATCGAATGATAGGCGGCAACCTTTGGGTTCCGTACATTCTGGCAAGCACGGTTCCCACCTCGCTCAATTACAGCCCCACCAATGAGGCACTGCTGGGTCAGGGGCCGGAAATCCTGACCCTCGATTTCTCGCAGGGCACACCGCTTGATCCGGTCATCCTGCTTGAAACCGTCAACCGTTCGGGACAAATGCTTCAGGAATCCATTTCCATGATTCACGAGACCTACTCGATTTCCAACCGGACGTTTACGCTGCGCCTCCAAAACCATACGGGGCACAAACTGATCTCCGGCTACCCGGAAGGCCGCCGCATGTTCCTGAACATCAAGGCCTATGTGGGCAATGATGTGATCTACGAAATCAACCCTTACGACTACACCGTCGGCACACTGAAAGGACTTGATGAGGGTTACTCTCCCAACAGCCCCGAGCTGAATCCGTGGGAAGAGTATCGCGACGAACTCGTCTACGAGGTTCATCAGGCGAGCACAATTCTGGGGGTCGATGAATCGTTCCATATGGCACTGGCCACTCACCGCTATAAAGACAATCGGATTCTGCCGCAGGGTTTCGACATCACAAACGCGGCGGCCCGACTCTGCGAGCCGGTCTGGCACGGCCGTTCCGATACCGGTTTCTATTCCGTCAGCAACTTCTATACTCAGGCAGAGTATGAAGGCGGATACGATGAAGTGTCCGTCGAACTGCCGTTCGGAACCGAACGCATCACGGCCGGGCTGTACTACCAGACCACCAGCCGCGAATTTATTGAATTCCTGCGCGACGAAATCAACGGAACCGGCGGTACACTCTCCGGCACGGGCGCCGGCGGAGATCCTGCCTACATTGCCCAGTCCGATCCCTGGTTCTCCGGCCTCGCCGCATGGGGAAACACCATCTGGCAGCTTTGGGACTATAACAAAAATGTCCCCGGAGCCGCGCCGGTCTTAATGACCAATACCTTTGTGCAGATGGATGTCTCCGACGACGACCTCGACGGCATTCCCGCCTACTGGGAAGAGCAGTACTTCGGCGGACCGACCAACGCCAACCCGCTGGCGGATGATGATGGTGACGGCAGCAGCAACTACGATGAATATATCGCTCTGACCAATCCCGACGATGAGGAATCCGTATTCCGGATTACAACACTGTATAACGGCGGAATGCCCGGGCTGAGTTTCCCGGCGTATTACGCCCGAACCTATACCCTGAGCTTTACCACCAATCTGGTTGACGGAATCTGGAGCAACCTGATCTATGAAATGACAGGCGAAGACGAAGAAATGGTTCTCTATGAAACCAATACAATCGATCAGGCATTCTTCAAAGTCAGGGTTGAGAAACCCTGA
- a CDS encoding cupin domain-containing protein has product MNNKAVFAKGDPGPKEFFSNTAWVNMLHTDEDQAFDTQVYNVTFEPSARTYWHSHPGGQILLCTEGRGCYQEKGHPARQLGKGDVVAIPPNVNHWHGAAPDSEFVHIGMSTQVHLGPAEWFGPVTDEEYNGATADRSIINNRL; this is encoded by the coding sequence ATGAACAACAAAGCTGTCTTCGCCAAAGGCGACCCAGGACCCAAAGAATTCTTCAGCAATACGGCGTGGGTCAACATGCTGCACACAGATGAAGACCAAGCCTTCGATACGCAGGTGTACAACGTCACCTTTGAGCCCTCCGCCCGAACCTATTGGCACTCTCATCCCGGCGGCCAGATCCTGCTCTGCACGGAAGGCCGGGGCTGCTACCAGGAAAAAGGACACCCGGCACGACAGCTCGGGAAAGGCGACGTTGTCGCAATTCCACCGAATGTCAACCACTGGCATGGAGCCGCCCCGGACAGCGAATTCGTTCACATCGGCATGAGCACCCAGGTACATCTGGGCCCCGCCGAGTGGTTTGGGCCGGTTACAGATGAAGAGTACAACGGCGCAACAGCGGACCGATCAATCATAAACAACCGTCTGTAA
- the serS gene encoding serine--tRNA ligase translates to MLDIKFIRENPDAVKQALVNRKAEADVDGLLELDQLRRAAITEAEELKTERNAASKAIGGLMKDGKKDEAEAAKEEVRKIGDRISVLDEQVRELDEKIANIVLFIPNMPSETTPVGASEEDNPVLRSFGEIKEFDFEVKPHWDICEELKLVDFERGSKITGSGFPVYTGQGARLQRALIQFMLDLHTTEHGYTEVEPPFVCNAASMTGTGQLPKFAEDMYYISTDELYPVPTAEVPVTNLYREEIIDVEEPVKLTAYTPCFRREAGAAGSTNRGLLRLHQFDKVEMVNFVKPEQSAAQHEILVGEAEKVLQKLGLHYRVIELCTADLGFSAAKCYDIELWAPGVERWLEVSSVSNFSDYQARRARIRCRYENGKPQFVHTLNGSGVALPRLVVAIIENNQNADGTVTVPEALRPYMGGLEKLG, encoded by the coding sequence ATGCTCGATATTAAATTCATTCGCGAAAATCCGGACGCCGTAAAACAGGCGCTTGTCAACCGCAAGGCCGAAGCCGATGTGGACGGACTGCTTGAACTCGATCAGTTGCGCCGCGCCGCCATTACCGAAGCCGAAGAGCTCAAAACGGAACGCAATGCGGCATCGAAAGCCATCGGCGGCCTGATGAAAGACGGGAAGAAGGACGAAGCCGAAGCCGCCAAGGAAGAGGTTCGTAAAATCGGCGACCGCATTTCCGTCCTCGATGAGCAGGTGCGTGAGCTGGATGAAAAAATCGCGAACATTGTTTTGTTCATTCCCAATATGCCCTCGGAAACAACTCCGGTCGGCGCGTCTGAAGAGGACAATCCGGTTCTGCGCAGTTTCGGCGAGATCAAAGAATTCGATTTTGAAGTCAAGCCGCACTGGGACATCTGCGAAGAACTCAAACTGGTCGATTTTGAGCGCGGTTCAAAAATCACCGGTTCCGGCTTCCCCGTCTACACCGGGCAGGGCGCCAGACTGCAGCGCGCGCTCATTCAGTTTATGCTCGACCTGCACACCACGGAACACGGATATACCGAAGTGGAACCTCCGTTTGTCTGCAATGCCGCCTCCATGACCGGCACCGGACAGCTGCCGAAGTTTGCGGAAGACATGTACTACATCAGCACCGACGAACTCTATCCGGTTCCGACTGCCGAAGTGCCGGTCACCAATCTCTATCGCGAAGAGATCATCGACGTGGAAGAGCCGGTTAAACTGACTGCCTACACTCCGTGCTTCCGCCGCGAAGCCGGCGCTGCCGGTTCCACCAACCGCGGACTGCTTCGCCTGCACCAGTTCGACAAAGTCGAAATGGTCAACTTCGTAAAACCGGAACAGTCGGCCGCCCAGCACGAAATCCTCGTCGGCGAAGCGGAAAAAGTTCTCCAGAAACTCGGACTGCACTACCGCGTCATCGAACTCTGCACCGCCGATCTCGGCTTCTCCGCCGCCAAATGCTACGATATCGAGCTCTGGGCCCCCGGCGTCGAACGCTGGCTCGAAGTTTCGTCCGTCAGTAACTTCAGCGACTACCAGGCCCGCCGCGCGCGCATCCGCTGCCGCTACGAAAACGGCAAACCGCAGTTCGTTCACACCCTGAACGGATCCGGTGTTGCTCTTCCGCGCCTCGTCGTCGCCATCATCGAAAACAACCAGAACGCCGACGGAACCGTCACCGTCCCCGAAGCCCTCCGCCCCTACATGGGCGGCCTCGAAAAATTAGGGTAA
- a CDS encoding hexokinase family protein — protein MRDFIDGLGLSAHQYDTASLMQSFFSEMDKGLANEESSLAMLHAYLSVSKEIAKNRKVIVVDAGGTNLRVGTAMFDDAGSLQIENFEKSGMIGLSGRVSKSEFFETLADRIMPVVNESDSIGFCFSYACEIQPNRDGLLLHWTKGVDAPEVVGCMIGEELNRVFEARGIARKKIVLLNDTVATLLAGVSEGAARGAKGYVGFILGTGTNTATLEKGEVINVESGGFDKLPVADIDREVDEASSNCGQQILEKMISGTYLGPLTLAALKKVPLSESGRQALEEMHDLHLIQIDNFAAQNGRDIGPLADERFSEEDEEMIRKLFAAVVTRAAHLSAVNLAAAAIRNGTSPVCINLDGSTYFKTFGLRPQVEVELKKLLSEAEVDYFCVHVDDAPIVGAAIAALSC, from the coding sequence GTGAGAGACTTTATTGACGGATTGGGTTTGAGTGCACATCAGTATGACACCGCATCACTGATGCAGTCGTTTTTTTCTGAGATGGACAAAGGTCTGGCCAACGAAGAGAGCTCGTTGGCAATGCTCCATGCCTATCTGAGCGTCAGCAAGGAAATTGCAAAAAACCGGAAAGTCATTGTTGTCGATGCCGGCGGAACGAATTTGCGCGTCGGAACCGCGATGTTTGACGATGCCGGCTCGCTTCAGATTGAGAATTTTGAAAAAAGCGGAATGATCGGCCTCTCGGGGCGGGTATCGAAGTCGGAGTTTTTTGAGACACTTGCTGACCGGATTATGCCGGTGGTTAACGAGTCCGACAGCATTGGGTTCTGCTTTTCGTATGCCTGCGAAATTCAGCCGAATCGTGACGGGCTGCTGCTGCACTGGACCAAGGGTGTTGATGCACCGGAAGTGGTCGGCTGCATGATCGGCGAAGAGCTTAACCGCGTGTTTGAAGCGCGCGGCATCGCGCGTAAAAAGATTGTACTGCTCAACGATACCGTCGCCACGCTGCTGGCAGGTGTGTCCGAAGGGGCGGCGCGCGGCGCGAAAGGCTATGTCGGCTTCATTCTCGGAACCGGAACCAACACCGCAACGCTTGAAAAAGGCGAGGTGATTAATGTCGAGTCCGGCGGGTTTGATAAGCTGCCGGTTGCCGATATCGACCGTGAAGTGGATGAGGCCTCCAGCAATTGCGGCCAGCAGATTCTTGAAAAAATGATTTCCGGGACCTACCTCGGCCCGCTCACGCTCGCTGCCCTCAAAAAAGTTCCGCTTTCTGAAAGCGGCCGGCAGGCTCTCGAAGAGATGCACGATCTGCATCTGATTCAGATTGATAATTTCGCCGCGCAAAACGGGCGCGACATCGGGCCGCTGGCCGATGAGCGTTTTTCGGAGGAAGACGAAGAGATGATCCGCAAGCTGTTCGCGGCCGTTGTGACGCGCGCGGCGCATTTAAGTGCTGTGAACCTGGCGGCCGCCGCCATTCGCAACGGCACGTCGCCCGTCTGCATCAATCTCGACGGCTCCACCTATTTTAAAACCTTCGGCCTGCGCCCTCAGGTTGAAGTCGAACTGAAAAAACTTCTCAGCGAGGCGGAAGTCGACTATTTCTGTGTGCATGTCGACGACGCCCCGATTGTCGGTGCGGCCATCGCCGCGCTCAGCTGCTGA
- a CDS encoding iron-containing alcohol dehydrogenase, producing the protein MRFDYYNPTQLTFGAGSISRLGEVTAKYGKRALLVTGGGSVKRSGTFDRAVKSLEAAGLSVFECAGVEPNPKITSVKRGATIARENDCDVVVALGGGSTMDASKVIAASVLYDGDPWDMIFHGQENVHVPTEALPLITIPTLAATGSEANNGAVISNEDTQEKSFVKADCLYPKAALLDPELTLSVPKNQTSYGVCDLITHVTEGYLNSTDTTPIQDRFAEGVILTAMEYGPKAIADGSDLEAREQVQWAATLALNGWVQAGGGSTGYPVHMMEHTVSAYHDITHAAGLAIINPAWMRFAAKTNTAKFVQFSERIFGLKSNGPDDLDCALAGIDRFETFLKSIGCPTRFSELGIDDKLIETYAKETLRIINDGNGNLPGVPLMSEQDIIDVLKAAL; encoded by the coding sequence ATGAGGTTCGACTATTACAATCCCACTCAGCTTACTTTCGGTGCAGGCAGCATTTCCCGACTGGGCGAAGTGACAGCAAAATACGGCAAGCGCGCCCTGCTGGTTACCGGCGGCGGCAGCGTTAAACGCAGCGGAACATTCGACCGGGCTGTTAAAAGCCTTGAGGCCGCCGGACTCTCCGTTTTCGAATGCGCCGGCGTTGAGCCCAACCCGAAAATCACATCCGTAAAACGCGGCGCAACCATTGCCCGCGAAAATGACTGCGATGTCGTCGTCGCGCTGGGCGGCGGAAGCACCATGGATGCATCCAAAGTGATTGCGGCATCCGTTTTATACGACGGCGATCCGTGGGACATGATTTTCCACGGTCAGGAAAACGTACACGTTCCGACCGAAGCGCTGCCGCTCATCACCATCCCGACCCTCGCGGCCACCGGTTCCGAGGCGAACAACGGCGCAGTGATTTCCAACGAGGACACGCAGGAAAAATCGTTCGTCAAGGCCGACTGTCTGTATCCCAAAGCCGCCCTGCTGGATCCGGAACTGACCCTGAGCGTTCCGAAAAACCAGACATCATACGGCGTCTGCGACCTGATCACACACGTAACCGAAGGCTATCTGAACAGCACGGACACCACGCCGATTCAGGACCGCTTTGCCGAAGGTGTGATTCTGACCGCGATGGAGTACGGCCCGAAAGCCATTGCCGACGGTTCCGATCTCGAAGCCCGCGAACAGGTGCAGTGGGCGGCCACGCTGGCGCTCAACGGATGGGTGCAGGCCGGAGGCGGAAGCACGGGATATCCCGTGCACATGATGGAGCACACCGTGTCGGCATATCACGACATCACGCATGCCGCCGGACTGGCAATCATCAATCCGGCATGGATGCGCTTTGCCGCAAAAACAAATACCGCCAAATTCGTACAGTTTTCTGAACGGATCTTCGGACTGAAATCCAACGGTCCGGATGATCTGGACTGCGCGCTGGCCGGCATCGACCGCTTCGAAACATTCCTGAAATCAATCGGCTGCCCGACACGGTTTTCTGAACTGGGCATCGACGACAAACTCATCGAAACCTACGCCAAAGAAACCCTGCGCATCATCAACGACGGAAACGGCAACCTGCCCGGTGTTCCGCTCATGAGCGAGCAGGACATCATCGACGTACTCAAAGCCGCTCTGTAA
- a CDS encoding CPBP family intramembrane glutamic endopeptidase has product MFKIFPFLAEMAPQGGMFWDYSRPPHGAVLAGLFFLLILTIGVVLDFGLVVYFMKRPPRLKDWSETLRKRAMPGKLILILVLTLIAMYVACSLSYSALFPSVYEPEPVTLIFQGLFFNLPAAIIIAGIFIHRRISRREQDAVSWRRTPAMIGLSVLFYLAAIPLLWFYSMLYQVFLYQLGYDFYLQDVAQIFLAPATPLVRAAMFCTAIILAPLFEEFLFRGILLPWAVRRAGFWPGIIVTSLIFSGMHFHLPSFLPLFLLSAFFSVVYARTRSLLVPIGMHACFNAVTVVLLLLTGG; this is encoded by the coding sequence ATGTTTAAGATATTTCCCTTTTTAGCTGAGATGGCTCCGCAGGGCGGCATGTTCTGGGACTACAGTCGGCCCCCTCATGGTGCGGTTCTTGCGGGACTGTTTTTTCTGCTGATCCTGACCATCGGGGTTGTGCTGGATTTCGGATTGGTCGTCTATTTCATGAAACGGCCGCCCCGTTTGAAGGACTGGAGCGAAACACTCCGAAAGCGCGCCATGCCGGGCAAGCTGATCCTGATTCTTGTGCTGACGCTGATCGCAATGTATGTAGCCTGTTCTCTGTCGTACAGCGCTCTTTTCCCTTCTGTTTACGAGCCGGAACCGGTAACCCTTATTTTCCAGGGCCTGTTTTTCAACCTGCCCGCGGCAATCATCATTGCCGGAATTTTTATTCACCGCCGGATTTCGCGTCGCGAGCAGGATGCGGTCAGTTGGCGGCGTACTCCGGCCATGATCGGGCTTTCTGTCCTGTTCTATCTGGCGGCCATCCCGCTCCTCTGGTTCTACAGCATGCTTTACCAGGTGTTTCTCTATCAGCTCGGATACGATTTCTACCTGCAGGATGTCGCACAGATTTTCCTGGCGCCCGCAACGCCGCTCGTGCGCGCAGCGATGTTTTGCACCGCCATCATTCTAGCACCGCTCTTTGAAGAATTTCTGTTCCGCGGCATCCTGCTGCCGTGGGCGGTCCGCCGCGCCGGTTTCTGGCCGGGCATTATCGTGACTTCGCTGATTTTTTCCGGAATGCATTTCCACCTGCCGTCTTTTTTACCGCTGTTTCTGCTTTCGGCATTCTTCAGTGTTGTCTATGCCCGAACCCGTTCCCTGCTGGTGCCGATCGGGATGCATGCCTGTTTCAATGCGGTGACCGTTGTTCTGCTTTTGCTCACCGGTGGTTGA
- the asd gene encoding aspartate-semialdehyde dehydrogenase — protein MMTVGFIGWRGMVGSVLMERMRAENDFEHINPVFFTTSQAGQAAPNVGKGESVLLDAFNVDELSRMDAIVTCQGGDYTTEVHGKLRDSGWNGYWIDAASTLRMAEQAVIVLDPVNSPVIEKALADGKKDFIGGNCTVSLMLMAIGGLFKAGLVEWVSSMTYQAASGAGAQNMRELLCQMGSLNGCVANELATPSSAILEIDRKVTAQFSAEDFPTERFGAPLAGSLIPWIDKAVDDGQTKEEWKGCVETNKILKNDPAVPIDGICVRIGAMRSHSQALTIKLTKDVAVEEIMDILRNDNEWVDVVDNNKEDSLARLTPAAISGTLTVPVGRIRKMKMGPEYLSAFTVGDQLLWGAAEPLRRMLRILQG, from the coding sequence ATGATGACAGTTGGATTTATTGGATGGCGAGGCATGGTGGGTTCCGTTCTGATGGAACGCATGCGGGCAGAAAATGATTTTGAACATATCAACCCGGTATTCTTCACCACCTCACAGGCCGGCCAGGCCGCACCGAACGTCGGAAAAGGCGAATCGGTACTGCTGGATGCATTTAATGTGGACGAACTCAGCAGGATGGATGCAATCGTCACCTGCCAGGGCGGCGACTACACCACCGAAGTGCACGGCAAGCTGCGCGACAGCGGCTGGAACGGCTACTGGATCGACGCAGCCTCCACCCTGCGCATGGCCGAACAGGCAGTCATCGTGCTCGACCCGGTCAACAGCCCGGTCATCGAAAAAGCACTGGCCGACGGCAAAAAAGATTTTATCGGCGGGAACTGCACCGTCAGCCTGATGCTGATGGCTATCGGCGGTCTGTTTAAAGCAGGCCTTGTCGAATGGGTTTCCTCCATGACCTATCAGGCGGCCTCCGGCGCGGGTGCACAGAATATGCGCGAGCTGCTTTGCCAGATGGGCTCACTCAACGGCTGCGTGGCCAATGAGCTGGCGACCCCCTCCTCCGCTATTCTCGAAATCGACCGCAAAGTAACCGCTCAGTTCAGTGCCGAGGACTTCCCAACCGAACGCTTCGGCGCACCGCTGGCCGGCTCGCTGATTCCGTGGATCGACAAAGCCGTCGACGACGGTCAGACCAAGGAAGAATGGAAGGGCTGCGTTGAGACCAACAAGATTCTGAAAAACGATCCGGCGGTTCCGATCGACGGAATCTGCGTACGCATCGGCGCAATGCGTTCCCACTCCCAGGCGCTGACCATCAAACTGACCAAAGATGTCGCCGTGGAAGAAATCATGGACATCCTGCGCAACGACAACGAATGGGTCGATGTGGTTGACAACAATAAAGAGGATTCGCTCGCGCGCCTGACTCCGGCTGCCATTTCCGGAACACTGACCGTTCCGGTCGGACGCATCCGCAAAATGAAAATGGGCCCGGAATATTTGAGCGCCTTCACGGTCGGCGACCAGCTGCTGTGGGGCGCGGCCGAACCACTGCGCCGAATGCTGCGCATTCTGCAAGGTTAG
- a CDS encoding AraC family transcriptional regulator, with protein sequence MVKKSGADLEPALGELVAAIARSTERGEKNETAVPGLSLFRSETKTEPLSGMYEPSICVVAQGAKRVVLGKETYIYDAYHFLLSSVHLPTTFQVIEANPEKPYLGLRLDLDLREVAQMLVDSSLPAPRTQQSGRGMAVGKMTLPLTDAFQRLVRLLENKEDIPILAPNIQREIIYRLLTGDQGARLRQMASAGSQSHQISRAVEWLQQSYMEPLRIDDLAQRAGMSTSTFHHHFRETTALSPLQYQKQLRLREARRLMLMEQMDAANAGFQVGYESPSQFSREYSRLFGAPPARDIKKLQESATFA encoded by the coding sequence ATGGTTAAAAAATCAGGGGCTGATCTTGAACCGGCTCTGGGTGAACTTGTTGCGGCGATTGCCCGATCAACCGAGCGGGGCGAGAAAAACGAGACTGCGGTTCCCGGCCTTTCTCTGTTTCGGAGCGAAACGAAGACCGAGCCGCTCAGTGGCATGTATGAGCCCAGTATTTGTGTGGTGGCGCAGGGGGCCAAGCGCGTTGTGCTCGGCAAAGAGACCTACATTTATGACGCCTATCACTTTCTGCTTTCCTCGGTTCACCTGCCGACCACTTTTCAGGTGATCGAGGCAAATCCCGAAAAACCTTATCTGGGCCTGCGGCTGGACCTCGACCTGCGCGAAGTGGCACAGATGCTGGTCGACAGCAGCCTTCCGGCTCCGCGCACGCAGCAGTCCGGCCGCGGCATGGCTGTCGGCAAAATGACGCTTCCGCTGACGGATGCGTTCCAGCGGCTGGTTCGCCTGCTGGAGAATAAAGAGGATATTCCGATTCTCGCGCCGAACATTCAGCGCGAAATTATCTATCGTCTGCTCACCGGCGACCAGGGCGCCCGTCTTCGTCAGATGGCGTCTGCGGGAAGCCAAAGCCATCAGATTTCCCGGGCCGTCGAATGGCTGCAGCAAAGCTACATGGAACCGTTGCGGATTGATGATCTGGCACAACGCGCCGGAATGAGCACCTCAACCTTCCATCATCACTTCCGTGAAACGACGGCGCTCAGTCCGCTTCAATACCAGAAACAGCTGCGGTTGCGCGAAGCCCGTCGACTGATGCTTATGGAGCAGATGGACGCCGCCAATGCCGGGTTTCAGGTTGGCTACGAAAGTCCCTCCCAGTTCAGTCGGGAATACAGCCGCCTGTTCGGCGCTCCGCCTGCACGCGATATTAAAAAACTGCAGGAGTCGGCGACCTTTGCGTGA